A region from the Nostoc sp. HK-01 genome encodes:
- a CDS encoding anaerobic ribonucleoside-triphosphate reductase activating protein translates to METQPTRPSPTLPEIPLGYLNIMGYVDESEVNGPGCRAVIWVQGCRRECPGCFNLESWPFEINQLISVDTLAEQILSKPQNTGVTFSGGEPFWQASALAALARKLKAAGLNVMSFSGFTLKQLQSESAPPDSQELLEQLDILIDGPFVESLAINSPDSPVSSSNQRVNVFNPALADQITWASDQIEIHILKDGSRIVTGYRGRLELT, encoded by the coding sequence ATGGAAACTCAACCAACTCGCCCATCACCAACACTTCCAGAAATTCCCCTTGGCTATCTCAACATTATGGGTTATGTTGACGAGTCAGAAGTTAATGGCCCTGGTTGTCGTGCTGTTATCTGGGTACAAGGTTGTCGTCGTGAATGTCCTGGTTGCTTTAATCTTGAGTCTTGGCCATTTGAAATTAACCAACTGATTTCTGTTGATACCCTAGCCGAACAAATACTGAGTAAACCACAAAACACAGGCGTAACCTTTTCTGGTGGTGAACCTTTTTGGCAAGCATCTGCACTAGCCGCTTTAGCACGTAAACTGAAAGCAGCTGGCTTAAATGTTATGTCTTTTTCCGGTTTTACCCTTAAGCAACTCCAGTCTGAATCTGCACCTCCAGATTCGCAAGAATTATTAGAACAGTTAGATATTTTAATTGATGGGCCATTTGTAGAATCTTTGGCGATTAATTCTCCCGATTCACCAGTTTCTTCTAGCAATCAACGGGTGAATGTCTTTAACCCAGCTTTAGCCGACCAAATTACTTGGGCTAGTGACCAAATCGAAATCCATATTCTCAAAGATGGTAGCCGTATTGTTACTGGCTATCGTGGGCGACTGGAATTAACTTAA